Proteins encoded in a region of the Myxosarcina sp. GI1 genome:
- a CDS encoding Ig-like domain-containing protein, with product MPSNNEQINFQPLDAEIPEGYRIDVGLPYDDNRGYGWITEDSAGTATSVPLDVSNGARERDRXADQRVDTFMHMQFPNRTFGAWEYAIDNGTYEVTVGVGDPAISDSIHQINVEGVETIAGFEPSSGERFASGTATVEVTDGKLTVDALGGTNTKIDLIRFAPVIETESIAKINFQSEDAETPEGYRVDLGRSYDANRGYGWIREDSVGEAAIPWDRSDQGRDRELVEDQRVDTLMHMQYPGRVAGAWEYDLPEGTYSVTVGVGDAAPSESVHQINIEGEELIGDFTPEGTQNFEVATATVEVTDGKLTVDAIGGTNTKIDYLEIESLPPGDLPEITTEELARDSAGEVLLDAPINVNIDIAVAGEGVDPATLSTDSVLLYRTEDNSVVPGTLNTSGGNDVIVYQPSTNLEPNTNYTFRVTSQVRDTAGNPFEPYSTTFNTGENTKVSATPGVEFTKKVVYEGAPLASLFVAPQGKLYASGLDGQLRRWDIDSSGNLVDEQVFEDPEGELEGRAIIGITLDPDNDNELWITHNAPLPNPETAPGAAPDFSGKVSKITLDDSTDSFSGTIEDYIVGLPRSLRDHMTNSLAFGPDEDSEDGVKRYIYLNQGSNSAMGAPDDAWIRAEHLLNGSVLKLDPDLTPPEGGFNVQTEDYYDPDGNLLSTGDYDPDDPDAPLTIFAEGIRNVYDLVWHSNGNLYLPANGSAAGGNTPDNPDTPEDEALINVGAQNDYLFKADAEGGGYYGHPNPLLNNYILNGGNPTSGVDPAEIVAEGDFAGYEVGTQPESDYQGFVYDFGINRSPNGAIEYQSTTSEFGDALKNQLLVTEYSGGKDLLALNLDEDGNVAPGSVTQIASGFKSPIDVIEDTLVNPGNLYVAELPAEQGGGVYDLLGQITLLEPTVPTV from the coding sequence ATGCCAAGCAACAACGAACAAATCAACTTTCAGCCCCTCGATGCCGAAATTCCCGAAGGCTATCGTATTGATGTCGGACTTCCCTACGACGACAACCGAGGCTATGGCTGGATAACTGAAGACAGCGCGGGTACTGCTACCTCCGTACCTCTAGACGTGAGCAACGGTGCTCGCGAGCGCGACCGCGYTGCCGATCAGAGAGTCGATACCTTTATGCAYATGCAGTTTCCCAACCGCACTTTTGGTGCCTGGGAATACGCGATCGACAACGGCACCTACGAAGTTACCGTTGGTGTGGGCGACCCCGCCATCAGCGACAGCATTCACCAAATAAATGTCGAAGGAGTCGAAACCATCGCTGGTTTTGAGCCGAGTTCTGGTGAGAGGTTTGCCTCGGGAACGGCAACAGTAGAAGTTACTGACGGCAAGCTGACAGTCGATGCTCTTGGCGGTACCAATACCAAAATCGATCTGATTCGGTTCGCGCCAGTTATCGAAACCGAGTCAATTGCTAAAATTAATTTTCAGTCAGAAGATGCAGAGACACCAGAAGGCTATAGAGTCGATTTGGGAAGGAGCTATGATGCCAATAGAGGCTATGGCTGGATTAGAGAAGACAGCGTGGGAGAAGCGGCTATCCCCTGGGATCGCAGCGACCAGGGAAGGGATAGAGAACTGGTAGAAGACCAGCGAGTCGATACCCTGATGCACATGCAGTATCCAGGACGAGTAGCAGGAGCGTGGGAATACGACCTGCCTGAGGGTACTTATAGCGTGACGGTAGGGGTAGGAGATGCCGCGCCCAGCGAGAGCGTGCATCAGATAAACATCGAGGGAGAGGAGTTGATTGGCGATTTTACTCCAGAGGGAACGCAGAATTTTGAAGTGGCAACGGCGACTGTCGAAGTGACCGATGGTAAGCTGACGGTCGATGCTATCGGTGGCACCAATACTAAAATCGACTATTTGGAAATAGAAAGTCTGCCTCCAGGAGATTTACCAGAGATTACGACCGAAGAGCTTGCTAGAGATTCCGCAGGCGAAGTATTGCTCGATGCCCCCATCAATGTCAATATCGATATAGCAGTTGCAGGAGAGGGAGTAGATCCAGCTACTTTGTCTACCGATAGCGTTCTGCTGTATCGTACTGAAGATAATTCTGTCGTACCAGGTACTCTTAATACCAGTGGAGGTAATGACGTAATTGTCTATCAACCTTCTACTAACTTAGAGCCTAACACCAACTATACTTTTCGGGTTACCAGTCAAGTTAGAGACACAGCGGGAAATCCTTTTGAACCCTATAGCACCACCTTCAATACGGGAGAAAATACCAAAGTTTCTGCTACTCCTGGGGTAGAGTTTACTAAAAAAGTGGTTTACGAAGGGGCACCGTTAGCGAGTTTATTTGTCGCTCCTCAAGGTAAACTGTACGCTTCTGGCTTAGATGGACAATTACGACGTTGGGACATAGATAGTAGTGGCAATCTGGTTGACGAACAGGTTTTTGAAGACCCCGAAGGTGAACTTGAAGGTCGGGCAATTATTGGCATTACACTCGACCCCGATAACGATAACGAATTATGGATAACTCATAACGCTCCTCTACCCAATCCCGAAACCGCACCAGGAGCCGCACCAGATTTCTCTGGTAAAGTTTCTAAGATTACTCTTGATGATAGTACCGATAGTTTTTCAGGCACGATCGAAGATTATATTGTGGGTTTACCACGTTCGCTTCGCGATCACATGACCAACAGCTTGGCATTCGGTCCCGATGAAGATTCTGAAGATGGAGTAAAACGCTACATATACTTAAACCAGGGTTCTAATTCGGCTATGGGTGCTCCTGACGATGCTTGGATTAGAGCCGAACATCTGTTAAATGGCTCGGTGCTAAAACTAGATCCCGATTTAACGCCACCTGAAGGAGGATTTAACGTACAGACTGAAGATTATTACGATCCAGATGGTAACTTGCTCTCTACTGGAGACTACGATCCTGACGACCCTGATGCACCTCTAACGATTTTTGCCGAAGGAATTCGCAACGTTTACGATTTGGTTTGGCATAGCAACGGGAATCTTTATCTTCCTGCTAATGGTAGTGCTGCAGGAGGTAATACTCCAGACAATCCCGATACTCCAGAAGATGAAGCTCTAATTAATGTAGGAGCACAAAATGATTATTTATTTAAGGCAGATGCCGAGGGAGGAGGCTATTATGGTCATCCCAATCCCTTATTAAACAACTACATTCTCAATGGAGGCAATCCCACTTCTGGAGTAGATCCAGCAGAAATAGTTGCAGAAGGTGATTTTGCTGGATATGAGGTAGGTACTCAACCAGAGTCTGATTACCAGGGCTTTGTCTATGACTTTGGTATTAATCGTTCGCCTAACGGTGCTATTGAATACCAAAGCACGACTTCTGAGTTTGGTGATGCCCTTAAAAATCAGTTATTGGTTACCGAATATAGCGGTGGTAAAGATCTTTTAGCTCTTAACTTGGATGAGGATGGTAATGTCGCTCCAGGTAGTGTTACTCAAATAGCATCTGGATTCAAAAGCCCGATCGACGTGATTGAAGACACCCTGGTCAATCCTGGTAATTTGTACGTAGCAGAATTACCCGCAGAGCAAGGTGGTGGAGTTTATGATTTACTCGGACAAATTACCCTGTTAGAGCCAACAGTGCCTACAGTTTAG
- a CDS encoding DUF4079 domain-containing protein has product MNDLTEILEPIATWFRSLGTPEPIVHWGHPVMMAIVVFAMGSFVGLAGWRGRALAGVNQEEAIHNKTEHRKLAPLMYFFLVAGYTGGILSLVMQREPILESPHFWTGSIVIALLTINALIAASGFIGNKEISKTVHAYVGSIALCIMFLHAVLGLKLGLSI; this is encoded by the coding sequence ATGAATGATTTGACAGAAATATTGGAGCCCATTGCGACTTGGTTTCGCAGTTTGGGAACGCCAGAACCAATAGTACATTGGGGACATCCCGTAATGATGGCAATTGTCGTCTTTGCGATGGGAAGTTTTGTCGGTTTGGCTGGCTGGCGCGGTAGAGCCTTGGCGGGAGTAAACCAAGAGGAGGCAATTCACAATAAAACCGAACATCGCAAACTGGCACCCTTAATGTATTTTTTCTTGGTTGCTGGCTATACAGGAGGCATTTTGTCTCTAGTAATGCAGCGCGAACCTATTTTAGAAAGCCCTCATTTTTGGACTGGTTCGATAGTCATCGCTTTGCTTACTATTAATGCTTTAATTGCTGCAAGTGGTTTTATTGGTAATAAAGAAATCTCAAAAACCGTTCATGCTTATGTAGGAAGCATTGCCTTGTGTATTATGTTTCTTCATGCAGTTTTGGGATTAAAGCTAGGTCTTTCGATCTAA
- a CDS encoding segregation/condensation protein A: MNVTPAQEAIANLIALAESGEIDPWNVSVIGIIDRFLAELGLSEVVEHPLQSQPDLPQSGQAFLWASMLVLLKADTLELMQTETEELEAELLDSEAEFVPLENSRSLPPNLEEHLRRRTSIRSFGSRRVTLPELIEQLEHIAAEIEALATDSRPKRTKSSRSAAVKAIAQLAHNENLTELALQLERFLCFNVLQLAPERQCLEWEQLLQLWQSDRSTELESHSDRAGIFWALLLLSAQSKVELYQEEFYQDLSIRPLN; encoded by the coding sequence ATGAATGTAACTCCAGCACAAGAAGCGATCGCTAACTTAATCGCTCTAGCAGAAAGCGGTGAAATCGATCCTTGGAACGTTTCGGTAATCGGAATTATCGATCGCTTTCTGGCAGAACTAGGACTGAGTGAAGTAGTCGAACATCCCTTGCAATCGCAGCCAGATTTACCTCAATCGGGACAAGCATTTTTATGGGCTTCAATGTTGGTATTGTTAAAAGCAGATACGCTAGAGCTCATGCAAACTGAAACGGAGGAATTAGAAGCCGAACTCTTAGATAGCGAAGCAGAATTCGTACCGCTAGAAAATTCTCGTTCGCTACCGCCTAATCTAGAAGAACATTTGCGTCGCAGAACTTCTATTCGGTCTTTTGGCAGTCGTCGCGTAACCTTACCAGAATTAATCGAACAGCTAGAGCATATTGCTGCTGAAATTGAAGCCTTAGCTACCGATAGCCGTCCCAAACGCACTAAAAGTTCTCGTAGTGCTGCCGTCAAAGCGATCGCGCAACTGGCTCATAACGAAAATTTAACCGAACTAGCACTTCAGTTAGAACGCTTTTTGTGTTTTAACGTTCTCCAACTAGCACCAGAACGTCAATGCCTAGAATGGGAACAACTGTTACAGTTGTGGCAGAGCGATCGCAGTACCGAGCTAGAATCTCATTCCGATCGAGCAGGAATCTTTTGGGCGTTGTTATTACTTTCGGCTCAGTCAAAAGTAGAGCTATATCAAGAAGAATTTTACCAGGATTTGAGCATTAGACCGCTAAATTAA
- a CDS encoding TRAP transporter substrate-binding protein, whose translation MKRRKILNHLAIAATTSTSLIACSQNNNSPNVQAEALPRLRWRMVTSWPKSLDTIFGGAQTVCDRVAAMTDGRFTIEPYAAGEIVPGLEVLDAVQNGTVECGHTASYYYLGKNPALAFGTTVPFGLNAQQQNAWLYYGGGLEAMHELYADFNVISFPAGNSGAQMGGWFKNEIKSLNDLNGLKMRIPGLGGKVMSRLGVNVQVLPGGEVYLALDRGAIDAAEWVGPYDDKKLGLNEAASYYYYPGWWEPGSTFEVQINKSQWDKLPVEYQEILKTATMQANLSMLSKYDALNQEALQSMIDSGTKLISYSPEILQAAQKEAFELYEENSSQDATFKQIYQQWKQFRDSVVRWNQINQLSYDNFVTK comes from the coding sequence ATGAAACGCAGAAAAATACTCAATCATCTAGCGATCGCAGCAACTACCAGCACCAGTCTAATTGCTTGCAGTCAAAATAACAATAGTCCTAACGTGCAGGCTGAAGCTTTGCCCAGGCTTCGCTGGCGCATGGTTACTAGTTGGCCCAAATCCCTCGATACTATTTTTGGTGGAGCGCAAACTGTATGCGATCGCGTTGCGGCAATGACCGACGGTCGTTTTACTATCGAACCCTATGCCGCAGGTGAGATAGTTCCTGGTTTGGAAGTTTTGGATGCAGTCCAGAATGGTACAGTCGAATGCGGACATACCGCTAGCTATTATTATCTAGGTAAAAATCCTGCTTTGGCTTTTGGGACGACGGTACCTTTCGGGCTTAATGCCCAACAGCAAAATGCCTGGCTTTATTATGGCGGTGGCTTAGAAGCGATGCACGAACTATATGCCGACTTTAACGTAATTAGCTTTCCTGCTGGCAATAGCGGCGCACAAATGGGAGGCTGGTTCAAAAACGAAATTAAGTCTTTAAATGATCTCAATGGCTTAAAAATGCGTATTCCTGGCTTGGGTGGCAAAGTAATGTCTCGTCTGGGAGTTAACGTACAGGTTTTACCTGGTGGTGAAGTTTATCTAGCTTTAGACAGAGGAGCGATCGACGCTGCTGAATGGGTTGGACCCTACGACGATAAAAAGCTGGGTTTAAATGAGGCTGCATCTTACTACTATTATCCTGGCTGGTGGGAACCAGGCTCTACTTTTGAAGTGCAGATAAATAAGTCGCAATGGGATAAACTGCCCGTCGAATATCAAGAAATTTTAAAAACGGCGACCATGCAGGCAAACCTAAGTATGCTGTCTAAATATGATGCTCTCAACCAAGAGGCACTGCAAAGTATGATCGATAGCGGAACTAAATTGATTTCTTACTCTCCAGAAATTTTACAAGCCGCTCAAAAAGAAGCTTTTGAGCTTTACGAAGAAAATTCCAGTCAAGATGCTACTTTCAAACAAATATACCAACAATGGAAACAGTTTCGTGATTCGGTAGTTCGCTGGAATCAAATTAATCAGTTAAGCTATGACAATTTTGTAACTAAATAG
- the pdxH gene encoding pyridoxamine 5'-phosphate oxidase, which yields MNSSIANLRQNYTLAGLELTDVSSDPIQQFNVWLQQAIKAEILEPNAMTLATASPDGKPTARIVLLKGVSDRGFVFYTNYQSLKGKQLNANPFAALVFLWDKLERQVRIEGKVDKLTAGESDEYFHSRPRASQLGALASDQSQIIANRQILEQDLKTLEAKYADTETIPRPAHWGGYQVIPERIEFWQGRPNRLHDRLLYSLLDDGTWQIERLSP from the coding sequence GTGAACTCATCAATTGCCAATTTACGCCAAAATTATACTCTTGCAGGACTAGAACTGACAGATGTAAGTTCCGATCCTATCCAACAATTTAACGTTTGGCTTCAGCAAGCTATAAAGGCTGAAATTCTCGAACCCAATGCTATGACTCTGGCAACTGCTTCGCCTGACGGGAAGCCTACAGCGCGGATCGTGTTGTTAAAGGGAGTCAGCGATCGCGGTTTTGTTTTTTACACTAATTATCAGAGTCTAAAGGGCAAACAGCTGAATGCCAACCCTTTTGCTGCTTTGGTATTTCTCTGGGACAAGTTGGAACGACAGGTAAGAATCGAAGGTAAAGTGGACAAACTTACTGCTGGCGAATCTGATGAGTATTTTCACAGTCGCCCCAGAGCCTCTCAGTTGGGTGCCCTGGCTTCAGATCAAAGTCAAATTATCGCTAATCGTCAGATATTAGAACAAGATTTAAAAACTTTAGAAGCTAAATATGCCGACACAGAGACAATACCTCGTCCCGCACATTGGGGGGGCTATCAAGTAATTCCCGAACGGATTGAATTTTGGCAAGGTCGTCCCAATCGCCTTCACGATCGTTTGCTGTATTCGCTTTTAGATGATGGCACCTGGCAGATAGAGCGTTTGTCGCCATGA
- the fetB gene encoding iron export ABC transporter permease subunit FetB — MDNFIELDSIDLVLALGIMGIAIALSLWQRLGLERQLAFSAVRSLLQLIIVGYILDLVFTLNNPLAVLGILGIMIAIASIVARNRIDKKIKGLLPLVLLSLLASSAFTLGYTILLIVQPVTWYEPQYVIPLAGMLFGNAMNAASLAGDRLVNTIRQNRLVIETHLSLGATPQQAIANYQREAIATSLIPTLNNMMVVGLVSLPGMFTGQVLSGANPRDAASYQILILFAIVLTNLLVAVLVTQGIYRYFFNQDLQLID, encoded by the coding sequence GTGGATAATTTTATCGAACTGGATTCAATCGATTTGGTTTTGGCTTTGGGAATTATGGGCATAGCGATCGCCCTGTCTCTCTGGCAAAGATTGGGATTGGAACGACAGTTAGCCTTTAGTGCGGTGCGATCGCTCCTACAGCTAATTATAGTCGGCTATATTTTAGATTTAGTCTTTACGCTGAACAACCCTCTGGCAGTGTTAGGTATCTTGGGGATTATGATTGCGATCGCCTCAATAGTAGCCCGCAATCGGATCGATAAAAAAATTAAAGGTTTGTTACCGTTGGTTTTATTATCTTTGTTGGCTAGTAGTGCTTTTACTTTGGGCTACACGATTCTATTAATCGTTCAACCCGTTACCTGGTACGAACCTCAATACGTAATTCCGTTGGCAGGAATGTTATTTGGCAATGCCATGAATGCCGCTTCGCTAGCAGGCGATCGCCTGGTAAACACTATTAGACAAAATCGTTTGGTAATTGAAACTCATCTATCTCTGGGTGCTACTCCCCAGCAGGCGATCGCTAATTATCAGCGCGAGGCGATCGCTACTAGTCTAATTCCTACTTTAAACAACATGATGGTGGTAGGGTTGGTTAGTTTACCGGGAATGTTTACAGGACAGGTTTTAAGTGGAGCCAATCCCCGCGATGCTGCTTCTTATCAAATTTTAATTTTGTTTGCGATCGTACTGACTAACTTATTGGTTGCTGTTTTAGTTACTCAGGGAATCTATCGCTATTTTTTCAATCAAGATTTACAGCTAATCGATTAA
- a CDS encoding alpha/beta hydrolase: MISQSLKVNLVLFITCIFVAISNHQVIAAEKITFGYGIATQSVSFEELATFAETGELSPALKFLFKYGKQNPQTIRWILTQQFPASPRLISDLLNTAPGEYLLAQIGNAIGTRSDRANVTAFRGALIAAASNDRQLSLLEVLHYYPTQQVYVDGKLLFRSWRNLQILLEKPKNTAKFLGEFTRFIK; this comes from the coding sequence ATGATTTCCCAATCGCTCAAAGTTAATTTGGTCTTGTTTATTACTTGCATCTTTGTCGCTATTTCCAACCATCAAGTTATAGCAGCAGAGAAAATTACTTTTGGGTATGGTATAGCTACTCAATCAGTTTCGTTTGAGGAATTAGCAACCTTTGCTGAAACTGGTGAATTATCACCTGCGCTTAAGTTTTTGTTTAAATATGGCAAACAAAATCCTCAAACCATTAGGTGGATATTAACTCAGCAGTTTCCTGCCAGTCCCAGGCTTATTAGCGATTTACTGAATACTGCACCAGGAGAATATTTGCTCGCTCAAATCGGCAATGCTATTGGTACTAGAAGCGATCGCGCCAACGTTACGGCTTTTAGGGGAGCTTTAATTGCAGCAGCTAGCAACGATCGCCAATTATCTTTATTAGAAGTGTTACATTACTATCCAACGCAGCAAGTTTATGTAGATGGAAAATTACTGTTTAGAAGCTGGCGCAACTTGCAGATCTTATTAGAGAAGCCTAAAAATACCGCCAAATTTCTCGGTGAATTTACCAGATTTATTAAATAA
- a CDS encoding sugar phosphate nucleotidyltransferase: MKAMILAAGKGTRVRPITYTIPKPLIPIFQKPVMEFLLELLRKHGFDQIMVNVSHLAHEIEGYFRDGQRFGVNIGYSFEGRIEDGKLVGEALGSAGGLRKIQDFNTFFDDTFIVLCGDALIDLDLTAAVKQHRKNGAIATVVTKQVAKQDVPSYGVVVTDDKGRIKSFQEKPSVEEALSTDINTGIYIFEPEIFDFIPPNQKYDIGGELFPKLVQSDAPFYAVSMDFEWVDIGKVPDYWHAIRGVLKKEIKNVSIPGTEVVPGIYLGLNTAVNLDKVDITGPVYIGSMTKIEDGAKIIGPTMIGPNCWICSSATVDNSVIFEYSRLGEGVRLEDKLVFGRYCVDKTGAAIDLQAAALDWLITDARQSPSTQESAEHKAIKDLLKEK, from the coding sequence ATGAAAGCCATGATTTTGGCGGCGGGTAAGGGTACTCGCGTTCGTCCCATTACCTATACAATTCCCAAACCCTTAATTCCCATTTTTCAAAAGCCAGTAATGGAGTTTTTATTAGAACTTTTAAGAAAACATGGCTTTGACCAAATCATGGTAAATGTCAGCCATCTCGCTCACGAAATTGAAGGGTATTTTCGTGACGGACAGCGTTTTGGTGTCAACATTGGTTATTCCTTTGAAGGCAGAATTGAAGACGGCAAGTTAGTAGGAGAAGCTTTAGGTTCCGCAGGGGGTTTGAGAAAAATCCAGGACTTTAATACTTTTTTTGACGATACCTTTATTGTTCTGTGTGGAGATGCCTTAATCGATCTCGACCTAACTGCCGCAGTCAAACAGCACCGGAAAAATGGTGCAATTGCTACTGTAGTCACCAAACAAGTAGCCAAACAGGATGTTCCTAGCTACGGTGTAGTAGTTACCGACGACAAAGGACGTATTAAATCGTTTCAGGAAAAACCTTCCGTAGAAGAAGCTTTAAGTACCGATATTAATACTGGTATTTATATTTTTGAACCAGAGATCTTTGATTTTATTCCTCCCAATCAAAAATACGATATTGGCGGCGAACTATTTCCTAAGTTGGTACAAAGCGATGCTCCTTTTTACGCCGTTTCTATGGATTTTGAATGGGTAGATATCGGTAAAGTTCCCGACTACTGGCACGCTATTCGCGGCGTACTAAAAAAAGAAATTAAAAATGTCAGTATTCCAGGAACGGAAGTGGTTCCAGGAATTTACTTGGGTCTTAACACTGCGGTCAACTTGGACAAGGTAGATATTACAGGACCAGTCTATATCGGTAGCATGACCAAAATAGAAGATGGAGCCAAAATTATCGGTCCGACTATGATCGGTCCTAACTGTTGGATTTGCAGTAGCGCGACGGTAGATAACAGCGTAATTTTTGAATATTCTCGTTTGGGAGAGGGAGTTCGCTTAGAAGACAAGTTAGTTTTTGGACGATATTGCGTTGATAAAACTGGAGCGGCAATAGATTTACAAGCAGCAGCTTTAGATTGGCTAATTACCGACGCTCGCCAAAGCCCTTCTACTCAGGAGTCAGCAGAACATAAAGCAATTAAAGATTTGTTGAAAGAAAAGTAA
- a CDS encoding ComEC/Rec2 family competence protein, translating to MTRNSWIVLCLAYVVGLSATNLPIFSSSEAYWHLILFIAVLTGVAGSIAAKNPYFSQINSYKLWLSTGIVAILAIVYFQLRTPQPKSNDISYQTKNASSQLITVTGKVLDEPRLTTSHKVKFWFEAEATEIVNLNRQQKVSGKLYVTLPLLKGTGIYPGQNLSIQGNLYLPKAANNPGGFDFRNYLARQGAFAGLQGFEAFGDRLQAEPVLGWWKLRRRIVGSQLRGLGSPWGQLISSMVLGRKAVDLPAVIRDRFVEGGLAHILAASGFHVSLLLGIVLKATNRLASKSQLIIGLVTLFSYVCLTGLQPSIFRAGLMGSAVLAATAMETKVKPLGSLLLAATIILLVNPLWIGDVGFQLSFLATFGLIVTLPALQTRLDWLPPAIATLVTVPVAASIWVLPLLSYVFNTVATYSLVVNVVATPLVTLISLGGMVSATAALIVPFLGSAIAWLLLYPTLLLNEILKFFTNLPGSTWAIGKISLVALIAIYALFCLVWLHKWWQSRWWLVLLVVTTIIIVPISYERLNLVRVTVLSAKQEQIVVIKDKDKVILINSGSENTAKYTVLNFLTQQGINQIDYGIALDRKSNFNEGWREISARLPIKHFVNSLATDFTVPSKTTLLQPIEEAIATNSVKIAIDEPLSVLKLIIKGKTWLILGDNEPQQQNIERYVRQNNLDRHLPVLLLSGTNLQSQWLEILQPQIAIVSGDRVSENLMRQLEAKKVRLYLTNRNGAIAWTPKLGFETVSEIATRNNFIEIN from the coding sequence ATGACTCGTAATAGTTGGATAGTTTTGTGTTTGGCTTATGTAGTTGGTCTGTCTGCTACAAACTTGCCAATATTTTCTAGTTCTGAAGCGTACTGGCATTTAATTTTATTTATTGCGGTACTAACTGGAGTAGCTGGATCTATAGCGGCAAAAAATCCTTATTTCAGTCAAATAAATTCTTACAAACTATGGTTGAGTACGGGAATAGTTGCCATACTAGCTATAGTTTATTTTCAGCTAAGAACACCTCAGCCAAAAAGCAATGATATTAGCTACCAAACTAAAAATGCTAGTAGTCAGCTAATAACCGTAACGGGAAAAGTCTTAGATGAGCCGAGATTGACGACAAGTCATAAAGTCAAATTTTGGTTTGAAGCTGAAGCAACAGAAATTGTAAATCTCAATCGGCAGCAGAAAGTATCGGGAAAACTATATGTGACTCTGCCTTTATTAAAGGGAACGGGGATTTATCCAGGTCAAAATCTCAGTATTCAAGGCAATTTATATTTACCAAAAGCTGCCAACAATCCTGGTGGTTTCGATTTTAGAAATTATTTAGCCCGACAAGGCGCGTTTGCTGGCTTACAAGGGTTTGAAGCTTTTGGCGATCGCTTACAAGCCGAACCTGTTTTGGGTTGGTGGAAACTGCGACGCAGAATCGTAGGCAGTCAATTAAGGGGTTTGGGAAGTCCTTGGGGACAGTTAATTAGTTCGATGGTGTTGGGTAGAAAAGCAGTAGATCTGCCAGCAGTTATTCGCGATCGCTTTGTTGAAGGCGGATTAGCTCATATTTTAGCTGCTTCTGGTTTTCACGTTTCGCTGCTATTAGGAATAGTTTTAAAAGCAACCAATCGTCTTGCTTCTAAGTCTCAGCTAATTATTGGATTGGTTACTCTATTTAGCTATGTTTGTCTAACGGGACTACAGCCATCGATATTTCGAGCGGGTTTGATGGGTAGTGCGGTTCTCGCTGCTACGGCGATGGAAACTAAAGTCAAACCTTTAGGTTCTTTATTGTTAGCGGCAACAATTATCTTGCTAGTCAATCCTTTATGGATTGGCGATGTAGGTTTTCAACTTAGTTTTTTAGCCACGTTTGGCTTAATTGTTACTCTACCAGCATTGCAGACTAGGTTAGATTGGCTACCACCTGCGATCGCGACTTTAGTTACCGTACCCGTTGCGGCTTCAATTTGGGTGTTACCCTTACTGAGTTATGTGTTTAATACGGTAGCGACATATAGTTTAGTGGTAAATGTCGTAGCTACACCATTAGTTACACTAATTAGTCTGGGAGGAATGGTAAGCGCGACCGCTGCTTTAATCGTACCGTTTCTCGGTAGTGCGATCGCCTGGCTACTTTTATATCCAACTTTATTGCTAAATGAAATCTTAAAGTTTTTTACCAATTTACCTGGAAGTACTTGGGCGATTGGCAAAATCTCTTTAGTAGCTTTAATCGCAATTTATGCTTTGTTTTGCTTGGTGTGGTTGCATAAGTGGTGGCAAAGTCGTTGGTGGCTAGTTTTACTGGTTGTAACAACGATAATAATCGTACCAATTAGCTACGAACGCCTGAATTTAGTACGAGTTACTGTACTATCAGCCAAACAGGAACAGATTGTAGTTATTAAAGATAAAGATAAGGTAATTCTTATTAATAGCGGTAGCGAGAATACTGCCAAGTATACTGTCTTAAATTTTTTAACCCAGCAAGGAATTAACCAGATTGATTATGGAATAGCTTTAGATCGAAAATCTAATTTTAATGAAGGGTGGAGGGAAATAAGCGCTCGCCTACCAATTAAACATTTTGTTAATAGTTTGGCAACAGATTTTACAGTCCCAAGCAAAACCACTCTACTACAGCCAATCGAAGAAGCGATCGCTACTAACTCAGTAAAAATCGCGATCGACGAACCACTGTCAGTATTGAAGCTAATAATTAAAGGAAAAACCTGGCTAATTTTAGGTGATAACGAACCTCAACAACAAAATATCGAACGATATGTTCGTCAGAATAATTTAGATCGCCATCTTCCAGTTTTACTTTTGTCGGGAACTAATTTACAGTCACAATGGTTAGAGATTTTACAACCGCAAATAGCGATTGTATCTGGCGATCGAGTTTCTGAAAACCTTATGCGACAATTAGAAGCAAAAAAAGTTCGGCTTTATCTTACTAACCGTAATGGTGCGATCGCTTGGACACCCAAGCTTGGTTTTGAAACTGTTTCAGAAATAGCAACACGTAATAATTTTATAGAAATTAATTAA